The sequence below is a genomic window from Mycobacteroides abscessus ATCC 19977.
GAGAACTACCTCGATGAGGTCGTTCATCGAGCTACCGGGGTACCCCTGTTCCTTTTCCTGGATCCGTGCGGCGCTAACGTGCAATATGAAGCGATCACCAAGACCCTCAGTCAGGATCGCAGGCTTCGGCGGCCCGCGACCGAGGCACTGATGAACATCAGCGCGGATCTGATCCGCCGCGCCGCTGGATGTGTCTCCAAAGGGCAGTTACACAACGGCTCGATCACCAAACTCGACAACATGTGCGGTGGGCGGTGGTGGCAGCCGATCGCCTTGGCGGCTTACGAACAGAACCCGAAAAGAACATGGGAAGCAGCCGCCGACGCGGTGGTAAACCAACATGCGCAGCGACTTGCCGAACAGTCCGGTATGCGCCCCGTCGTGGTACCGGTGCGCCGCAAGATTCATCACCAGCCCGTCTACTACTTGGTCTTTCTAACCCGCGCGCCGCACGGCCGGTGGATCTTCGGTGATGCACTAGCACATGCTCGTCAACAGTGGCTTCGGGTACTTGGGCCCGACGACGAAGAAGCCGAAGGGATGCTGTTCAACTTCGTTGAGGATCAGATCGAATCGGAGAGTCAGCGTGCATATGCACAGCTCAAGGAGAACATCACCGCACTGGCAGACAGGGGCAGAGCCAAGTTGGTTGATCATCCCGAAGCGGTCTTCGGTTCAGCGTTTGGCCTAGCCCAAGAAAAACAGGTCCGTCAGGCTGTGCGGGAACTGAACAAAGCCAACGAGGTCCAGCTAGACGATACTGCCCCACAACCCAGAGACTGGATTATTTGGCGCTAGCGAGCTTCCCTGGAACCTTTCCACCCGAAGGCATTTCGTCCCACCGACGCCCATCGAGTTCACGGCCCAAAGCTTTAGGCGTCCTGCCTCCCCACTGTTTGAAGAAGAACGGCACATCGGCCTGCACGCAAGCATCGCGGATCTCACGAGCCCACGCCAACTGCATCGGCCGATAGCGCGGGCCAGACTCGCCACCGGCAATTACCCACGAA
It includes:
- a CDS encoding three-Cys-motif partner protein TcmP; the protein is MVAKGTSAGLLDEARSQSVFKHAILQSYLPRFAAMTGKWAQGNRVVLLDGFAGRGRYPDGKPASGEQMLLAARKIQRTTHVEVMLVEREHKDFLTLSDVAAEYSRLGITAEAFHGEVENYLDEVVHRATGVPLFLFLDPCGANVQYEAITKTLSQDRRLRRPATEALMNISADLIRRAAGCVSKGQLHNGSITKLDNMCGGRWWQPIALAAYEQNPKRTWEAAADAVVNQHAQRLAEQSGMRPVVVPVRRKIHHQPVYYLVFLTRAPHGRWIFGDALAHARQQWLRVLGPDDEEAEGMLFNFVEDQIESESQRAYAQLKENITALADRGRAKLVDHPEAVFGSAFGLAQEKQVRQAVRELNKANEVQLDDTAPQPRDWIIWR